The genomic segment GCCGTCGCAGGTCACGCGCTTTCCCTCGGCCAAGCTGCAGTGCGATCGGGGGACGGATTACGTCTACCAGGTCTCGCGCGCGCAGGCGGAGGAGCTCCTCTATACGGGGATCGACGTGACGCTCGGGCCCGACGCCGACGTGCTCGTGGTGGGGAGCAACGTGATCGGGGACCGCGCCTACGCGTCCGATCCGAAGCGCGCCGCCGATTGCGTGACGGCGGCGTTGCGCGGCTACCACGAGGGGAAGGTCCTGACCACGCTCAAGCACTTCCCGGGGCACGGCGGAACGGCGTCGGACACGCACCTCGGCCTGGCCGTGGACCCGAGCAGCGTCGCGGCGCTCGAGCAGACGCACCTCGTGCCCTTCTGGCAGGGGCTCAGGCAGAGTCCCCAGGCGGCCTTCGTGATGGTGAGTCACGTGGTCTATCGAGCGATCGACCCGAGCTGGCCCGCGACGCTCTCGCCCGCGGTCGTCGCGCTGCTCCGGGGCCGGCAGGACCCGCGCTTCGCCGGGGTGACGGTCACCGACGATCTCAACATGCAGGCCATCACGCGCTACTGGCCGCTCGAGCAGGCCGCGGCGCTCTCGCTCCTCGCCGGGGCCGACATGCTGATGACGGGCACCGTCGTGGACGCGGTGAAGGCGCGCGACCTGCTCGTCAAGGCCTGGGACGGCGGGCTCGAGCTGAACGTGAAGGATCTGACGGGCGCGAGCCGCGTGGTCAAGGCCACGGCCCAGGAGGTGCAGACCCGCGTGAACGACGCGCTCGCGCGCATCCTGGCGGTGAAGCAGCGGGCGGGGCTCCTCGACCTGCCCGCGGCGATCCAGCGCCTCGAGCAGGCGCCCGTACCCGACTGGGCGGCGCACCGCAAGCTGGCGACGCAATAGATTTACCTTCGCGTCAGCGCGCCTCGCTGAGCGCGCGCACGAAGCGTTCCAGCTCTTCCTCCGTGTTGTAGTAGTGCACCGAGGCGCGCAGCAGGTCGGGCAGTCCCCGGGCCTGCATGTCGAGAAGCGTGGAGCTTCGTCGCGAGACCGAGACGTTGATCCCCTTCTGGCGCAAGCGTGCGCAGAGCGCGTCGGGGGACGACCCCGCGACGGTGAAGCTCACGAGGCCGCACGGCGCGCGCCCGAGGTCGTGCACGGCGACGTCGGGCAGCTCGGTCAGTCGTTCGCGGAGCGCCCGGCCGAGCACCGAGATCCGGGTCCAGATCGGCTCCGGGCCGAAGTCGAGGGCGTAGGCCAGCGCGGCTCCCAGCCCGAGTTTCGCACCCACGTTGCTCTCCCAGGTCTCGAAGCGCGTCGCGCCGGGGTTCACGTCGTAGCGCTCGGGGCTGACCCAGGTGGCGCCGTGGAGGTCGAGGAAGATCGGCTCGAGTCGCGCGCAGAGGGCGCGTTCGACGTAGAGCAGCCCCGTGCCCCGAGGGCCACGCAGGTACTTGCGCCCGGCTGCCACGAGGAGCTGGCACCCGAGCTCGCGCACGTCGAGGGGGAGCTGGCCCGCGGACTGGCACGCGTCGAGCAGCACGGTGGCGCCCACGCTTCGGGCGAGGCGTCCCACCTCGGCCGCCGGCTGCACCAGGCCCCCGTTCGTCGGGACGTGCGTGAGGGCCACGAGCTTGACCCGCTCGTCGAGCTGGCGCTCCAGGGCCGCGAGGTCGAGCTGGCCCGTCTCGTCGTCGGGGAGGACCTCGAGGGTCGCGCCGGTGCGCCGCGCGAGCTGCAGGAGGCCGATGTAGTTGCTCGCGTACTCGGAGCGCGCGGTGAGGATGCGATCCCCGGGGGCGAGCGGAAGGCTGTGCGCCGCGAGATCCCACGCGCGGGTGGCGCTGTCCAGCACCGCCACCTCGTCCGGCGCGCAGCCGAGGAGCCGCGCCGCGTGGTCGTAGACCTCCGCCAGCCGCGGGGCAGCCTCCGCCTCGGCCTCGTACCCGCCGACCTCGGCCTCGCGTCGAAGGTGGGCGCCGACCGCTTCGATCACGCACGACGGCATGAGCGAGGCACCGGCGTTGTTCAGGTGCAGGACGCGCTCGCAGCCGGGGGTCTCGGCTCGGGCGCGCCGTACGTCCAGCGGTGAGGGGCGCATCAGGTCAGCATACCGCAGGCGCTCCGCCGAGCGTGCCGAGCCGCGGCGCTTCGTCGGGGATCTCATCGTCGGGGGTTGGCCACCGCCCGCAGGCCCGCATAGAATACGCGGCACCGGGCCGGCGCCCGGGATGAGGGCGGCGAAGCCATGCAACACGACATCAGCCAGCGTTTCACGGCCGAGGAGACCTGCGCGCCGCTCGATCGGCAGCCCGAGGAGGCGGTGCTCGCGGAGCTCCGCGCGCTCGTGGCGGAGGTCCAGGGCCGGTCGCTCTTCCTCATCCATTACTACCAGCCCACCTGGATCAAGCGCCTCTTGCGCGAGGCCGGGGCGCAGCTCGTCGAGGCCGATTCGCAGGCGCTGGCGCGGGCGGGACGAGAGAGCGACCGGGAGCTGCTCGTCTGCATCACCGTGCCGTTCATGGCCGGGTCGTCGGCGATCCTCGCGCGGCCCGAGCAGCAGGTGGT from the Deltaproteobacteria bacterium genome contains:
- a CDS encoding glycoside hydrolase family 3 protein, with amino-acid sequence MRHVLPLLAVCLGSSLTTFGSGCSSPPASSVDGAVADAASPISDGRVDAPPPSAELGPRLDGSDPLAAFIQRLTPRQRVGQLLFARYAASCAQIAELQPGGVVYHGSDVTTEGALRQANLALQRCAQTNGLSAAVFASTNHEGGRVHYFEAPSQVTRFPSAKLQCDRGTDYVYQVSRAQAEELLYTGIDVTLGPDADVLVVGSNVIGDRAYASDPKRAADCVTAALRGYHEGKVLTTLKHFPGHGGTASDTHLGLAVDPSSVAALEQTHLVPFWQGLRQSPQAAFVMVSHVVYRAIDPSWPATLSPAVVALLRGRQDPRFAGVTVTDDLNMQAITRYWPLEQAAALSLLAGADMLMTGTVVDAVKARDLLVKAWDGGLELNVKDLTGASRVVKATAQEVQTRVNDALARILAVKQRAGLLDLPAAIQRLEQAPVPDWAAHRKLATQ
- a CDS encoding aminotransferase class V-fold PLP-dependent enzyme, translated to MRPSPLDVRRARAETPGCERVLHLNNAGASLMPSCVIEAVGAHLRREAEVGGYEAEAEAAPRLAEVYDHAARLLGCAPDEVAVLDSATRAWDLAAHSLPLAPGDRILTARSEYASNYIGLLQLARRTGATLEVLPDDETGQLDLAALERQLDERVKLVALTHVPTNGGLVQPAAEVGRLARSVGATVLLDACQSAGQLPLDVRELGCQLLVAAGRKYLRGPRGTGLLYVERALCARLEPIFLDLHGATWVSPERYDVNPGATRFETWESNVGAKLGLGAALAYALDFGPEPIWTRISVLGRALRERLTELPDVAVHDLGRAPCGLVSFTVAGSSPDALCARLRQKGINVSVSRRSSTLLDMQARGLPDLLRASVHYYNTEEELERFVRALSEAR